CTACCTCGTCGCGCGAAGCGGCCGTAAGATAGAGCGAGCTACCGGGTTGGGCGAAGGCAGCTCAACAGTCGGCGTAGGAGCGTCGACTTGGCAACGTCATGGTTGGATTTCGCCCGGGTGATTGAGGCAACGGGTTCATCGAAAAGCAAGCTTTTCATGTCTCGGCAAATTCCGTCAAGACCGGGAAACAGCGAGCCATAGGTGATCCCCATTAGCTCTAGCTCGCGCATGATTTGGGGGCGGCTGGCTGCGGGTAGGTCACACACAGTCAGATATGAAACGCCATCCTCAATCTCTTTACGCCGTATGAAACTCTCGACGTCAGCAACGTTCGTGACCGTCGTGAGTGATTGCTGCGGGACATGACGCGGGTTCGCGGCGGCCATCGTCTCCAGCACTACGATTTGATCTGGAGCCGCATCTACGATGATGTGCTTTCGATCGTAGCGGCGGCCCCACGCTTCGCGATCGAATATAAAAATTCTAGGCGCGCTACCGTTTTTTTCTGCGGCTTCGAACGCGAAGTAGGCGGCCACGAAAGGCGAAAGTGACCAGTCAATCATAGGTGTGGGGTAGCCGTGGTGTTGTAGGATGCTCCAAATTGCAGCGTTGTGTTGCAAGTTGCCGATTTGTAGTGGGAAAGACAGCCGATCCGCAACAGCCCCATAGAGCCGCTCGGCGTCGTCCATTATCCATGCGTGTAAGTCACTGCGCCATGTGCGATGGAACGAAGACACAAGCTTGTGCGGGCATCGCTGACCGCGAAAAATGTACTTCTTGGGACTTTGACTGATCGCCCATTGACGAAAGTGAGCCCACGTCTTGAGGTCGACGCAACCTTTCATCGCCGAAACTGTGCTGGTGTCCGCCTTTTTCAGGCAGACAGTGCCCGATCGCCCGTCGTGATTATTCCAAGCAATCCTGAGGGTTTCTCCTTCCTCGTGCATTCGAACGTTAATTGCGCTGGGCGGCGTCCATCCCATCTGACGGATCCGCTCTTCGTCCGCTTTGCGCTCAGCGATGGTCATAACGCCACCCCATGGATAGAGATACGTTGCGTTGACCGTCGTTACATATGGTGGCGCACTAGGCAGATTGATCGGGAACTGGAACCCGGGCAGGTTTCCGTTAGGGTAAAACAGGTAGGCGTTTCCAAAGCTGCCGTGCCCGCGATCTTCCAAATCGATCCGGATTGACGCTTTGGGCTCGTCGTCCTGCAATTCCCCCAGCCATTGCCCGTTCATTTTCACCTCCGGTCAACCATTGAGCGGAGTGACAGGGGCATCGTCAAGCGTTTGATGGCGTGGCGCTGGCCTCGATTAGCGCCGCGCCAAAATCATCCATGCCGGCACTATCCCGCTTGGACACATCACGGCTCTTTTTCGCCAGCCCTAGCTTGATGAGGTTGGCACCTAGCAGTGTCACGTTGCGGCGGTAGTTCTCTTGATCAACTTCCCTACTCTCCAGCAAATCTGCCGTCGCCTGTTCGCACAGCATCGCAAGAGTTGCTGTGTTCATGAGCAACAAGCGCTCCGAGGCGGTCGGGTTGCGGCCTAGCTGATCGGCGAGTTCCAGCCCGATTGACCGGAAGCGCTTGGCCTCCATGGTGCGCCCGTCAATCTTGCGGCCGGCGACGTTCATGTCGAACGTGATCGGCTCAATGGACACGTGCACCTCCACGGCGAGAGCGAACACGCTTTTTGGGCTTCCCGGTCTGCGCCAGCTCCGCGTCAACATACGCGAGCACCCCAGACTGCACGCAATCAGGGTCAAGGCCAGCGTAGAGGCAAACCTCCTTGAAATCGTCGTCAGCCTCGCGAAACCATTCGAGCGCCTGCTTCTGAGACTTGGCACCCCGGCGGCGATCGTCACCCGCTTGAAGCCGGCCAACGGCTTCGCGGGCAGCGCTCAAGATGACGCTGACGAACAAGCGCTGCTCGCCGGTCATCTGCTCACAAGGATGTTCTGCACGATCGATCTGGATCATGCGGCGTTCCTCAACACCGCCTTGCACCGGCAGCCGGCCTCCAGAGGCGGCGTGAAGCATGGCCCCAACGGCGTTGCGAACGGCTGATTAAGGGGCACGCCCGCGCGGTTCATTCCGGGCACCTGCGCGTGAGCGAGGCGCACACGTTCGTCGCCTGCGGTGCGCCAGTAGCGGCACTGCTCGACGGGCAGCGCGCCGAACCGTTGCGCGATCTGCCAGCCCGTCAGCTTCGCGGCTTCGGCGATCTGGTGCGCGGCGTTGCCGGCGACGGCTTTGGTGCGCGCGCGCCGGAGTGCCTTGGCGTGACGATCCAGTAGCTTCTCAGCTTGGTCCGGGTTGATGCCGGTTCGCAGTGCCTTGGCGATCATCTGGCGCTGTGCGGCGGTGATGCTGCCCCGTGTGGCGGTGAGGATGGTGTCAGCGTCCCAAGAGGCACTGGTGGCCCGGACGATCAGGGCTTCGCGGAGCACGTGGAGCGAGCGAGCTTGCGCGAGCGACAGGCCGACCACGCGCCGGAGTTGGGCGGCGCGGCTGGCGGCGCTACCGCGCGCGGTGAGCATGCGTTCGGCGGTCTCACGAAGCGCTAGCGCGCTTTCGTGAAGGTAGGCGGCGCGGAACGAGCGAATGGCGCTGTCGCGGGCTGCTACGGCGTCGGCGGCGTTCGTGTTGGCGACGTGTCGGGCCTGTGCGGCAGCAAGGGCCGCGACGGCAGCGAAGAAGGACGCGAGCGCCACCAGCCCACCGCCGGCATCCAGCGCGTCCGCAAACGTGCCTTGCTCGGGGACATCGATGTCGATGAAGGTGGCGAGCTGATCGGCGTAGTGGTCGCGGGCGTCGAGGCCTTCCTGATCGGCATTAGCGAATATCGCCGCGATCATCGTGGCGTCGAACATGACGCCCACGTCATCGATCGCGGCGTCAATCGCCGCTTGCAGCTCCGCTTCCTGCCGTGCGGTGAGCTGGTCAATCTGGTCGATCACAGCAGCACCTCCGCGACGTTGGCGGACGATGCACGCAAATGAGGTTCGATCAGCCGGCGAACATGCTTCGGCAGCTCATCGGCGATCGTGGGGAAATACATAGTCATGCTGTCGCCCAGCATCCGTTGCATGACCGGGGCGCTGAATAGCTGCCCCTGCGTCAGAACGTGAACTGCCAGCTCGACAGATGCCGCGACGATTGCGGGCGGCGTTTCAGCCGTGAGCGGGTAGCCGTGCGGGCATCGATCGGGCACGCGGGGCCACGCTAGCGGTTGAGTAGCCGCGACTGCCCGGCCCTGCCACCGCATGCGGTCCAGCAACGACGTGGCGGTGATGAGGGCTTGCGCCTGCGTCAGCGAGGTCGCGCTGCTCCATGCGCTGGAAAACAGGCGCGTTGCAGCGATCTCGTGGGCTTCGGGGAGGCTGGCGTAGGAGTTCACGCCGGCAATAATCGTCCAGGCGGGCACGGCATCGGTCACGTCAGATATACCTTGTGGAGAATGCCACCGGGAAGCGTGCGCAGCTCGAAGCGAGCGACCTTGATCTGGTCGCCGCCGGGCAGTTCGAACGTTTCACCGATGATAATCGGATGAGGGTGGTTGATGAGCCACACGATAGCGGTCGCGTCGGGCATGGCCTCTCGCGAAGCCTGTCCAAGCAATTTGCCGGGACTGTACGTGACCCGCGCGCGGTGCTCGGTCACGTCACGATCCTGCGACTTGCCGAACATGTCGCGCTTGCCCGCATGAAGCTGGCGCACTGTGTCGGTCATCATTGGCAACAGGTCGGCGAGCATCGAACACCTAGGAATGAGGGTGCCAGCCGCGCGCCTAAAATCAGGAGAGAAGACGCCGCTGGCAGTCGAGGTTTTTCATGCGCGGGCACTCGCCGACTTATCCCGCTCCGGTGTCGCACCGGCCCTTCCCACCTCTCGACGCGCGGCGGACAACCTTTCCAGCGTCGAGAGTTTGTGGGGAGGTTCTATTGTCCGCCGGGGTGAGCTTAAGCGGCCTTGATGCCCTTGAGACGGGCAGCGGCCTTCGGGTGCTTGATGACAAAGCCGGAATACCACTCCGTACGCGTACGCAGCGCCGGCTTGTCATCCACCTCGCCTAGGTCACGCGCTTCGATCGGCTTCGTCTGAATGCCGTGGAGCGTGTCCGCGCCGAAGCGGACGGCATAGATGCTGGTGGTGGCGTTGGCGGTGCCCTGCGTCTCATCGAACGCGAGAATATCTGCGCCGGTCTCGTCTTCTTCGATCAGGCCGAACGGCACGCCGGCATAGCCTTCCAGCTCGCGGCCGAGCTGGTCGGTCGTAATGGTGAGCGCATTCATGCTCCGGGCCATCTGGCGGACGGTGCGACGAAGCGTCTTGTTCATGAGCAGGATGGACGGCGTGCCGCGCACGGCGTCGACCAGCTCGTCCAGCATCTTGAACTCCAGCGTTCCGCCGTTGGTCCCGGCGGTCAGCACCTGCGACCCGGTGAGCCGGCGGTTCAGGCCATCGAACTCCTTCGGGTTCTTCGACGTGTCGCCGTCGAAGAACGTACGTAGCCACGTCAGCGTCGCCGCTTTTGCCTTCATGCCGTCGTGGATCGCGCGAGTGTCGTTGTTGCCGGTCTGCATGGCGATCTGGGCCACGTCGAAGTCGCTGTCGCCACCAAGGATCGTCAGCGTTTCCGTGAGCGGATTCACGACGCCAGTGGACTCCACATAGCCCTCGTTGAAACCACGGAAGGCCACGCCGGGGAGCGACTGTTCGAGGTTATAGGTATAGGCGTTGCCTGCGATGTTGATGAACGGCAGCGCGGCGAGCACCGGGTTCTCGGTCGCGAAAATCTCGACAATGCCGGACGTGAGCTGATCGGGGTTCAGCTTCGCCCATTCCGAAATGGTAAGCACTTACGGGTATCCTCTCTTATTATCGTCTTAGTTGCGGTAACCGCCAGCCATGCGGGCGAAGACCGGCAGGGAGGCGGGATCAACGGCAGCCGGCGTGATCGCTGGCTTGGCGTTATTGGTCGCGGGCACTGCCGGCTTGGCGTCGAACACGCCGGTTGCCTTGGCGGTGTGGAACCATGCGAGCTGGTCGGCGGGCGTCAGGCTGGCCGGGATCAGGCCGCGAAGATGCTCCGGCACTCCTGCAAGCACAGTCGTCACAGTGTCGGCGAGCTGCGCCTTGAGGGCGGCAAGCTCCGCGACGGCGGGATCGGGGGTCGAGTTCTCGTTTTCCATGTCAGCTCCTAGAGGGGCAGCGCCAGTGCGGCGGCTTCGTCGCGGCGGGATTGAAGTTCGCGCATCGCGGCGGCGCGATCGGGGAAGCCATCGGGATTAAGCGCCATGAGGGCGTCAGCCGGGGACCAAAGCCCGAGGTCGATCTTGTCGCGGCTGTTCGCGAGCTGTTCGCTCTCGGTGAGCTGGTCCTGCAACTCGGCAAAATCGACCGCAACCGTGGCGTCATCAGGAATGGTGCCGGGACGGTGCGTGTTCACGACAGCCTTGAGCACCGCGAACAAGCGGGCTTCGGCGATGCGCCACTGTGCGATGTCGTCTAGCCGTTCCTCACGAAGCTCGATGCGCCCCGCGTGCTTGGCGCTGCCGGACTCCGCGACCTTGGACAGGTCGAACACGTCGCTCCCAACTCCGTGCGTCGCGGCGGTCTGACGCAACACGAACTCGATCGCCGACAGGATCGATGCGATCGGCGAGTTGGGGCTGGCGAACCCGAACTGCCCGCCCTGCGGCAGCGCGATTGCGCGATCGGGACCGAATTGAAGCACCTCGTTGGCGCTAATGCCGGTAGCCCACGCTTGCCCGTGCGCCTGCGTTTCGACCGATCGCCACAGGTTGGCCAGCGCGACGTTCACCGCGTCCTGTGCCTCGATCAGGTCATTGCCGCCGGGCAGAAAGAACTGGTCGTCGGGCAGCCGATCGAACAGCGGGACGAACGGAAGAACGCCATAGGGGTTGGCGTTGCCAGCGTTGCCTTCAATCCGGCGGGGCACGCCGCGATAATTCAGGTGACGATAGCCGGTGGCGGTCCAATCGGAGTAGGATACATCCTCGGCGCGTGACGCGCCGTGCGTGACAATGACGCGCTCGGGGTACTCCGGGTCGCTGTAAAGCACGTCCAGCACGTTTGGGGTCACAACGTTGAGCGTCGGCGTGCCGGTCGCGTCGCTAAAGCCGACTTGCAGCATCCCTGTCTTGCATAGCTTCACATAGCGCGAAGCCTTCTTGAGCACCGCGTCAGCGTTCATCGCGCGATAAAGTGCGTCCATCGTCGCTTGATCGACGCCGGTAAACACACGTCGAGGCTGAATGCGATAAGTGTTTGCACGGCGATTGGTGATCGCACGGACGGCGTTGATGCTGAAAACCCGGAACTGCTCAGGGCGCGACCAGCGGCGAGTGATCAGTTTAAGCGTCTCTTGGGACTGCTCATCCCAATAGTAGCGAAGCCGGCGAGCACAATCATCCTTGCGGTCACGCGACGCGGATGCTATCCGAACAGTGTCAGTTGCGAACAGCACCTTTACTCACCAAGCTCCAAATAGACGAAAGTGGTAGTAGTATAACTCGCTTCTGCTTTCGAGTCACGAACTTTGTTCATCGTGGCACCGTGTGTGCGCCAATATTCTTCATTTTTGTTGCGGCAAAGACTTCGAAGGTGACCGGTTGGACCGGCTTGCGGGCGCGGTACGCATCAAACAGGCAGGATGCTTCGCGCATCGAGCGGCACTCGCGCGCGCACAGCGGCACATGAGCACCTCCATTCAGCACGCATGCCGCGATGGCGGGACCGCGACCGTGGCAGTGAATGCCGTCAAGCTCGTACGGGTTTAGCGAGACATGCCGGAGCGAGTGTGCGGCCCATGCTACCGCATGCACGAAATCGTCATGCGCGCCGCGCGGGTGCGTAAACTTGGGGACAGCCGCTTCGCCATCGGTCGCCTTCCCGTCCGCCTGCACCTCGAACACGGCAAGCTCGGCAAGTAGGTCTTTGAAGGCGGGATGGATGTGGAGACGATGTTCGGCGGCAGCCTGATACAGCCCCATGAAGGCTTGATACTTCGTCCTGCGCGACGGGTGGATCACCTCCACGCCGGAGCTAAACGGCTGTGTTGCCGCCCAATCCGCCACGTCCTGCGCCCCGTAGGACTCCAGCGTAGCGCGGCTCATGCCGTAGCCGCGATGGTAGCCCTCGAACCGGCTCTTGATACCGCCAAGCCGGCCAAGGAACACGCTGTCGGCGTCCAGCACGAATAGATGTTCCTCATCGTCCAGGACGATTTTGGCGACACAGGCGGTGACGGTGCGGTCGCCGTGGCGCGACCCGCCGAACGCACGGTCCAGACCGCTGCCGACGATGTAGGCGGACCCGGCAGCGAGCGCCTTCACGTCCAGCGGATATTCCTGCGTGCATGCCGCCAGCATGTCGGCGGGGAACAAGGCGCTGGTCGCATCACCCCAGCGGTTCAGGTGGTACAACGCGAACTCGTGCGGCAGCATCTGGCGCGAGAGCGAGCGGAGCTTGCTTTCGCTGATCCAAGGCGGCGCGTTCCGGCATGCTTCGTCCAAGTCGGCGTAGGCGATGTGACTGAACGCGATCGACGTGTCCGGGTCGGTCGGATGGTTCGCTGCCTGATACAGCTCGAACAGCTTGTTGGACTTCGGCGAGACTGTGCTGTCGATCAGCATCAGCGAGCCTACGGTGTCCAGCAGCGAGCCGGCGAGTGCCGCGAACACCTCATCGCCGCGCGGGGCGGCGTGCAGCTCGGAGACTTGTGCACAGGAAAGCTTTTTGCCCCACAGCGCGGCGGGGTTGGCGCTGAACGCCTGAATGGTGGAGCCGGCGGTCGGGAACTCGACCCGATC
The genomic region above belongs to Sphingomonas phyllosphaerae 5.2 and contains:
- a CDS encoding FRG domain-containing protein, with the protein product MNGQWLGELQDDEPKASIRIDLEDRGHGSFGNAYLFYPNGNLPGFQFPINLPSAPPYVTTVNATYLYPWGGVMTIAERKADEERIRQMGWTPPSAINVRMHEEGETLRIAWNNHDGRSGTVCLKKADTSTVSAMKGCVDLKTWAHFRQWAISQSPKKYIFRGQRCPHKLVSSFHRTWRSDLHAWIMDDAERLYGAVADRLSFPLQIGNLQHNAAIWSILQHHGYPTPMIDWSLSPFVAAYFAFEAAEKNGSAPRIFIFDREAWGRRYDRKHIIVDAAPDQIVVLETMAAANPRHVPQQSLTTVTNVADVESFIRRKEIEDGVSYLTVCDLPAASRPQIMRELELMGITYGSLFPGLDGICRDMKSLLFDEPVASITRAKSNHDVAKSTLLRRLLSCLRPTR
- a CDS encoding phage minor head protein, whose translation is MIDQIDQLTARQEAELQAAIDAAIDDVGVMFDATMIAAIFANADQEGLDARDHYADQLATFIDIDVPEQGTFADALDAGGGLVALASFFAAVAALAAAQARHVANTNAADAVAARDSAIRSFRAAYLHESALALRETAERMLTARGSAASRAAQLRRVVGLSLAQARSLHVLREALIVRATSASWDADTILTATRGSITAAQRQMIAKALRTGINPDQAEKLLDRHAKALRRARTKAVAGNAAHQIAEAAKLTGWQIAQRFGALPVEQCRYWRTAGDERVRLAHAQVPGMNRAGVPLNQPFATPLGPCFTPPLEAGCRCKAVLRNAA
- a CDS encoding DnaT-like ssDNA-binding protein; translated protein: MTDAVPAWTIIAGVNSYASLPEAHEIAATRLFSSAWSSATSLTQAQALITATSLLDRMRWQGRAVAATQPLAWPRVPDRCPHGYPLTAETPPAIVAASVELAVHVLTQGQLFSAPVMQRMLGDSMTMYFPTIADELPKHVRRLIEPHLRASSANVAEVLL
- a CDS encoding major capsid protein, with protein sequence MLTISEWAKLNPDQLTSGIVEIFATENPVLAALPFINIAGNAYTYNLEQSLPGVAFRGFNEGYVESTGVVNPLTETLTILGGDSDFDVAQIAMQTGNNDTRAIHDGMKAKAATLTWLRTFFDGDTSKNPKEFDGLNRRLTGSQVLTAGTNGGTLEFKMLDELVDAVRGTPSILLMNKTLRRTVRQMARSMNALTITTDQLGRELEGYAGVPFGLIEEDETGADILAFDETQGTANATTSIYAVRFGADTLHGIQTKPIEARDLGEVDDKPALRTRTEWYSGFVIKHPKAAARLKGIKAA
- a CDS encoding terminase large subunit domain-containing protein; translated protein: MSTNPATSSLAASIASWRSGSAGFFKFLDDVQPRVRSSTGGFTPFVPGPREAAEIAKALDGKDVSVAVFCWPRRHGKSVTSAMLIVWRFLTRQTETVAVVANSEKQVVDTAFRSIREAFEQTPLLKRLVAAGTINVLGDRVEFPTAGSTIQAFSANPAALWGKKLSCAQVSELHAAPRGDEVFAALAGSLLDTVGSLMLIDSTVSPKSNKLFELYQAANHPTDPDTSIAFSHIAYADLDEACRNAPPWISESKLRSLSRQMLPHEFALYHLNRWGDATSALFPADMLAACTQEYPLDVKALAAGSAYIVGSGLDRAFGGSRHGDRTVTACVAKIVLDDEEHLFVLDADSVFLGRLGGIKSRFEGYHRGYGMSRATLESYGAQDVADWAATQPFSSGVEVIHPSRRTKYQAFMGLYQAAAEHRLHIHPAFKDLLAELAVFEVQADGKATDGEAAVPKFTHPRGAHDDFVHAVAWAAHSLRHVSLNPYELDGIHCHGRGPAIAACVLNGGAHVPLCARECRSMREASCLFDAYRARKPVQPVTFEVFAATKMKNIGAHTVPR